A section of the Drosophila sechellia strain sech25 chromosome 3L, ASM438219v1, whole genome shotgun sequence genome encodes:
- the LOC6610494 gene encoding mitogen-activated protein kinase kinase kinase kinase 4 isoform X2, with protein sequence MAHQQQQQLAPSVNCSLDDIDLTALKDPAGIFELIEVVGNGTYGQVYKGRHTKTGQLAAIKVMDVTEDEEEEIKLEINVLKKYSNHRNIATYYGAFIKKSPPGKDDQLWLVMEYCGAGSVTDLVKSTKGQSLKEEWIAYICREILRGLSYLHSNKVIHRDIKGQNVLLTDNAEVKLVDFGVSAQLDRTIGRRNTFIGTPYWMAPEVIACDENPDATYDNRSDLWSLGITALEMAESQPPLCDLHPMRALFLIPRNSPPRLKSKKWSKKFHGFIDTVLVKDYHQRPYTENLLKHGFIKDQPTDRQVRIQLKDHIDRCKKRKQEKEREDYRYSGSDNDDDEPQLAGEHSSIVQAPGGDTLRRNFQQIQEGRLAAEQQQQHHMMAQAQAQAAAAHAAAQAQAQLQQQQQQAAAAAAAAAHAAQQAQQAAQQPQANRQPKPPSRQQVEEPGPPARPPQRLIVVPDPPHANRPLPPTPKCGEPAGQTPQQQQRNSQNNFKPSLPPRRPEDHLDVLAAQLSELGVVFSQQPQPQTAAGGQGSQQQAQPEAPPRNNRQSSGLSSSGGSASGGGGSSKPAAALPPQSNNHLGQPVNPLDPLDSSDSDSEPDEPNDRARNDGTLLASDPPKPLPGLGPVSEDANTTTPLSHGSGGPPNRPLPPTPDDDDQAGDRTLIMKRKLEQNINRLQKSASTSQANVTPSRRGDESNLLRDWDFDRFFPKNGNGPRGSGRGSPTTTASLSRSSQLSTLKADTKLQRASVVEAVTRPVPRGYQPLKVEPSASQSIAKEQGSASGSGSGSGSASGSGSSGSTNSPAHKRQDSDSRLPTNFERGFRRENSDFFPLAKRYSAVFSGATAAGSTAGSPSAQALQRSSAVYQRNSIYSSSISSKSKENAAPGAPGAAAAGTATASAKPGPAAPTTTATATKGAAPKTSKSLANFHFLRPRREKTESVIVLQNAAVRAQRQQQLQQQQQQQQQLQQQQQQQNRGGGGGGGGGGSSGVGADGTGLGTPGTRTSSVLPDLLSQASPATPPRHDKSSSEEYQAAISSSVHSTPSKSFIASSGSGGLGLGGGTVVGGVIISSNHSPQSTISLASSSSNSRQNSPKNSISKTRSSSSITNLLHKSASSSSANLHHLTPCSSTSSASISNPLPPHAYALQQKQRSFLTFGFGAGGSGPSRRESHVNVNVTPTSHEAANDTPEIRKYKKRFNSEILCAALWGVNLLIGTENGLMLLDRSGQGKVYQLISRRRFQQMEVLEGQNILVTISGKKNRVRVYYLSWLKSKILRTDGLSDQVERRNGWINVGDLQGAVHFKIVKYERIKFLVIALKDSIEIYAWAPKPYHKFMAFKNFGELEHRPLLVDLTIEDQSRLKVIYGSAEGFHAVDLDSAEVYDIYLPKHTQGAIIPHCIVALPNSNGMQLLLCYDNEGVYVNTVGRVSKNIVLQWGEMPTSVAYIGTGQIMGWGNKAIEIRSVESGHLDGVFMHKKAQRLKFLCERNDKVFFSSAKGASSCQIYFMTLNKPGMANW encoded by the exons ATGgcgcaccagcagcaacaacaactggctCCATCGGTCAACTGTTCACTGGACGATATCGATCTGACGGCCCTAAAA GATCCAGCTGGCATCTTTGAACTCATCGAAGTTGTGGGCAATGGCACCTACGGTCAGGTCTACAAG GGTCGTCACACGAAGACTGGTCAATTGGCTGCCATAAAGGTGATGGACGTCACCGAGGACGAAGAGGAGGAGATCAAGCTGGAGATCAATGTGCTAAAGAAATACTCGAATCACCGAAACATCGCCACCTACTACGGAGCCTTCATCAAGAAGTCACCGCCTGGGAAGGACGATCAGCTATGGCTGGTGATGGAGTACTGTGGTGCTGGATCGGTGACGGATCTGGTCAAGTCCACCAAGGGTCAGAGCCTGAAGGAGGAGTGGATCGCCTACATCTGCCGCGAGATCCTGCGGGGCCTGAGCTACCTGCACTCGAACAAAGTCATCCATCGCGATATCAAGGGGCAGAATGTGCTCCTCACCGACAACGCCGAAGTGAAGCTGGTGGACTTTGGCGTCTCCGCCCAGCTGGATCGCACGATAGGACGGCGCAACACATTCATCG GTACTCCCTATTGGATGGCCCCCGAGGTCATTGCCTGCGACGAGAATCCCGACGCCACGTACGACAATCGCTCCGATCTGTGGTCGCTGGGCATCACCGCCCTGGAGATGGCTGAGTCACAGCCCCCGCTCTGCGATCTGCATCCGATGCGCGCCCTCTTCCTGATTCCGCGCAACTCGCCACCCAGGCTCAAATCGAAGAAGTGGTCCAAGAAGTTCCACGGCTTTATTGACACGGTGCTAG TTAAGGACTATCACCAGCGGCCTTACACCGAGAACCTGCTGAAGCACGGTTTCATCAAGGACCAGCCCACAGATCGCCAGGTGCGCATCCAGCTGAAGGACCACATCGATCGCTGCAAGAAGCGCAAGCAGGAGAAGGAGCGCGAGGACTACCGCTACTCGGGCTCcgacaacgacgacgacgaacCGCAGCTGGCCGGTGAGCACAGCTCCATTGTCCAGGCACCAGGCGGCGACACGTTGCGCCGCAACTTCCAGCAGATCCAGGAGGGTCGCCTGGCcgccgagcagcagcagcagcatcacaTGATGGCCCAGGCGCAGGCCCAGGCGGCTGCCGCCCATGCCGCTGCCCAGGCCCAGGCGcaactccagcagcagcaacagcaggctgcggcggcggcagcagcggcggcccATGCAGCACAACAGGCTCAGCAGGCCGCCCAGCAGCCACAGGCCAATCGGCAGCCAAAACCGCCATCG CGCCAGCAGGTTGAGGAGCCGGGTCCGCCAGCAAGGCCGCCACAGCGCCTGATCGTGGTGCCGGATCCGCCGCACGCCAATCGGCCATTGCCACCGACGCCCAAGTGCGGCGAGCCGGCGGGACAGAcgccgcagcaacagcagcgcaACTCGCAGAATAACTTCAAGCCATCG ttaCCACCAAGGAGACCTGAG GATCATTTGGATGTGTTAGCAGCACAATTAAGTGAATTGGGCGTGGTCTTCTCCCAACAGCCACAGCCGCAGACGGCCGCCGGTGGCCAGGGATcccagcagcaggcgcagccGGAGGCGCCGCCTCGCAACAATCGCCAGTCGAGCGGTCTGTCCTCCTCCGGGGGATCGGCATCCGGAGGCGGCGGTTCGTCCAAGCCGGCCGCCGCTCTGCCGCCGCAGTCGAACAATCATCTGGGCCAGCCGGTGAACCCGCTGGATCCCTTGGACAGCAGCGATTCGGACAGCGAGCCGGATGAGCCCAACGATCGGGCCAGGAACGATGGAACTCTACTGGCCAGTGATCCGCCCAAGCCACT GCCCGGCTTGGGACCCGTCTCCGAGGACGCCAACACGACAACGCCCTTGAGTCACGGCAGCGGTGGACCGCCCAACCGCCCACTGCCGCCCACGCCCGACGACGACGATCAGGCCGGCGATCGGACTTTGATCATGAAGCGC AAACTAGAGCAGAACATAAACCGCCTGCAAAAGTCCGCATCCACATCGCAAGCCAATGTGACACCGTCGCGTCGCGGCGACGAATCCAATTTGCTGAGGGACTGGGACTTTGATCGGTTCTTCCCCAAGAACGGAAACGGTCCGAGGGGCAGTGGACGTGGTAGTCCCACTACCACTGCCAGCCTGAGCCGAAGCTCCCAGCTGAGCACGCTGAAGGCGGATACAAAGCTCCAAAGGGCCAGTGTGGTGGAGGCCGTCACCAGACCAGTTCCACGGGGCTATCAGCCGCTGAAGGTCGAACCAAGTGCTAGCCAAAGTATTGCCAAAGAACAAGGATCAGCATCAGGATccggatcgggatcgggaagTGCAAGTGGTAGCGGAAGCAGTGGTAGCACCAATTCCCCAGCGCATAAGCGCCAGGATTCGGACTCCCGACTGCCAACGAATTTTGAGCGCGGTTTTCGACGCGAGAACTCGGACTTCTTCCCGCTGGCCAAGAGATACTCGGCGGTGTTCAGTGGAGCCACTGCAGCCGGATCCACAGCGGGATCGCCCTCAGCACAGGCTCTTCAGAGGTCAAGCGCAGTCTACCAAAGGAACAGCAtttacagcagcagcatcagcagtaAGAGCAAGGAGAATGCCGCGCCTGGAgcgccaggagcagctgcagcaggaaCTGCCACTGCCAGTGCCAAGCCAGGACCAGCTgcacccacaaccactgccaccgccaccaagGGAGCTGCTCCAAAGACCTCCAAGTCCCTGGCCAACTTTCACTTCCTGCGACCGCGTCGCGAAAAGACTGAATCCGTCATTGTGCTGCAGAATGCTGCCGTTCGCGCCCaaaggcagcagcaactgcaacaacagcagcagcagcagcagcaactgcagcagcaacagcagcagcag AATcgaggaggcggcggcggcggaggaggcggtggcagcagcggcgTGGGCGCCGATGGCACTGGACTGGGAACTCCTGGGACAAGGACCAGCAGCGTCCTGCCGGATCTACTCAGCCAGGCGTCGCCGGCAACGCCACCACGCCATGATAAATCATCCAGTGAGGAG TATCAAGCGGCCATCAGCTCATCCGTGCATTCCACGCCATCGAAATCGTTTATCGCCAGCAGCGGAAGCGGTGGTCTCGGTTTGGGGGGCGGTACCGTTGTGGGCGGCGTGATTATCAGCAGCAATCACTCGCCCCAATCGACGATATCGCTCGCCTCCTCGTCCTCGAATTCGCGCCAGAATTCGCCCAAGAATTCGATCAGCAAGACGCGCTCCTCCAGCAGTATTACTAATCTCTTGCACAAATCTGCTTCTTCCTCCTCCGCGAACCTGCACCACCTGACGCCCTGCTCCTCGACATCCTCGGCCTCGATCTCCAATCCGCTGCCACCGCACGCCTATGCCCTGCAACAGAAGCAGCGCAGTTTCCTGACCTTTGGCTTCGGGGCCGGCGGCTCTGGTCCTTCGCGCCGGGAATCGCACGTCAATGTCAACGTAACGCCCACCTCCCACGAGGCGGCCAACGACACGCCCGAGATCCGTAAGTATAAGAAGCGCTTCAACTCGGAGATCCTGTGTGCAGCGCTGTGGGGCGTCAACCTGCTGATTGGAACGGAGAATGGCTTAATGCTGCTAGATCGATCCGGTCAGGGCAAG GTCTACCAGCTCATCTCGCGACGCCGTTTCCAGCAAATGGAGGTGCTAGAGGGCCAGAACATATTGGTCACCATATCCGGCAAGAAGAACCGAGTGCGCGTCTACTACTTGTCCTGGCTTAAGTCGAAGATCTTGCGCACCGACGGACTCTCCGAT CAAGTGGAGCGTCGGAACGGTTGGATCAACGTGGGTGATCTGCAAGGTGCTGTACATTTTAAGATTGTCAAATACGAGAGGATTAAGTTCCTAGTGATTGCATTAAAAGACTctattgaaatttatgcatgGGCTCCCAAACCATATCACAAATTTATGGCATTTAAG AATTTTGGTGAACTGGAACATCGCCCGCTTTTGGTCGATCTCACCATCGAGGATCAGTCGAGACTGAAGGTGATCTATGGCTCCGCCGAGGGTTTCCATGCGGTTGATTTAGATTCAGCTGAAGTATACGATATCTATCTTCCCAAGCAT ACTCAGGGTGCAATCATTCCGCATTGTATTGTGGCGCTTCCCAACTCAAATGGCATGCAACTGCTGCTGTGCTACGACAATGAGGGCGTCTATGTGAACACTGTGGGCCGCGTTTCCAAGAACATTGTACTGCAG TGGGGCGAGATGCCCACCTCGGTGGCCTACATTGGCACTGGACAAATCATGGGCTGGGGCAACAAAGCAATAGAG ATACGTTCCGTCGAGAGCGGCCATTTGGATGGTGTGTTCATGCACAAAAAGGCGCAGCGCTTGAAATTCCTTTGCGAGCGAAACGACAAAGTATTCTTCAGCAGTGCCAAAGGTGCTTCATCGTGTCAAATCTACTTTATGACGCTCAACAAGCCGGGCATGGCCAATTGGTAA
- the LOC6610494 gene encoding misshapen-like kinase 1 isoform X5, translating to MAHQQQQQLAPSVNCSLDDIDLTALKDPAGIFELIEVVGNGTYGQVYKGRHTKTGQLAAIKVMDVTEDEEEEIKLEINVLKKYSNHRNIATYYGAFIKKSPPGKDDQLWLVMEYCGAGSVTDLVKSTKGQSLKEEWIAYICREILRGLSYLHSNKVIHRDIKGQNVLLTDNAEVKLVDFGVSAQLDRTIGRRNTFIGTPYWMAPEVIACDENPDATYDNRSDLWSLGITALEMAESQPPLCDLHPMRALFLIPRNSPPRLKSKKWSKKFHGFIDTVLVKDYHQRPYTENLLKHGFIKDQPTDRQVRIQLKDHIDRCKKRKQEKEREDYRYSGSDNDDDEPQLAGEHSSIVQAPGGDTLRRNFQQIQEGRLAAEQQQQHHMMAQAQAQAAAAHAAAQAQAQLQQQQQQAAAAAAAAAHAAQQAQQAAQQPQANRQPKPPSRQQVEEPGPPARPPQRLIVVPDPPHANRPLPPTPKCGEPAGQTPQQQQRNSQNNFKPSLPPRRPEDHLDVLAAQLSELGVVFSQQPQPQTAAGGQGSQQQAQPEAPPRNNRQSSGLSSSGGSASGGGGSSKPAAALPPQSNNHLGQPVNPLDPLDSSDSDSEPDEPNDRARNDGTLLASDPPKPLPGLGPVSEDANTTTPLSHGSGGPPNRPLPPTPDDDDQAGDRTLIMKRKLEQNINRLQKSASTSQANVTPSRRGDESNLLRDWDFDRFFPKNGNGPRGSGRGSPTTTASLSRSSQLSTLKADTKLQRASVVEAVTRPVPRGYQPLKVEPSASQSIAKEQGSASGSGSGSGSASGSGSSGSTNSPAHKRQDSDSRLPTNFERGFRRENSDFFPLAKRYSAVFSGATAAGSTAGSPSAQALQRSSAVYQRNSIYSSSISSKSKENAAPGAPGAAAAGTATASAKPGPAAPTTTATATKGAAPKTSKSLANFHFLRPRREKTESVIVLQNAAVRAQRQQQLQQQQQQQQQLQQQQQQQNRGGGGGGGGGGSSGVGADGTGLGTPGTRTSSVLPDLLSQASPATPPRHDKSSSEEKQRSFLTFGFGAGGSGPSRRESHVNVNVTPTSHEAANDTPEIRKYKKRFNSEILCAALWGVNLLIGTENGLMLLDRSGQGKVYQLISRRRFQQMEVLEGQNILVTISGKKNRVRVYYLSWLKSKILRTDGLSDQVERRNGWINVGDLQGAVHFKIVKYERIKFLVIALKDSIEIYAWAPKPYHKFMAFKNFGELEHRPLLVDLTIEDQSRLKVIYGSAEGFHAVDLDSAEVYDIYLPKHTQGAIIPHCIVALPNSNGMQLLLCYDNEGVYVNTVGRVSKNIVLQWGEMPTSVAYIGTGQIMGWGNKAIEIRSVESGHLDGVFMHKKAQRLKFLCERNDKVFFSSAKGASSCQIYFMTLNKPGMANW from the exons ATGgcgcaccagcagcaacaacaactggctCCATCGGTCAACTGTTCACTGGACGATATCGATCTGACGGCCCTAAAA GATCCAGCTGGCATCTTTGAACTCATCGAAGTTGTGGGCAATGGCACCTACGGTCAGGTCTACAAG GGTCGTCACACGAAGACTGGTCAATTGGCTGCCATAAAGGTGATGGACGTCACCGAGGACGAAGAGGAGGAGATCAAGCTGGAGATCAATGTGCTAAAGAAATACTCGAATCACCGAAACATCGCCACCTACTACGGAGCCTTCATCAAGAAGTCACCGCCTGGGAAGGACGATCAGCTATGGCTGGTGATGGAGTACTGTGGTGCTGGATCGGTGACGGATCTGGTCAAGTCCACCAAGGGTCAGAGCCTGAAGGAGGAGTGGATCGCCTACATCTGCCGCGAGATCCTGCGGGGCCTGAGCTACCTGCACTCGAACAAAGTCATCCATCGCGATATCAAGGGGCAGAATGTGCTCCTCACCGACAACGCCGAAGTGAAGCTGGTGGACTTTGGCGTCTCCGCCCAGCTGGATCGCACGATAGGACGGCGCAACACATTCATCG GTACTCCCTATTGGATGGCCCCCGAGGTCATTGCCTGCGACGAGAATCCCGACGCCACGTACGACAATCGCTCCGATCTGTGGTCGCTGGGCATCACCGCCCTGGAGATGGCTGAGTCACAGCCCCCGCTCTGCGATCTGCATCCGATGCGCGCCCTCTTCCTGATTCCGCGCAACTCGCCACCCAGGCTCAAATCGAAGAAGTGGTCCAAGAAGTTCCACGGCTTTATTGACACGGTGCTAG TTAAGGACTATCACCAGCGGCCTTACACCGAGAACCTGCTGAAGCACGGTTTCATCAAGGACCAGCCCACAGATCGCCAGGTGCGCATCCAGCTGAAGGACCACATCGATCGCTGCAAGAAGCGCAAGCAGGAGAAGGAGCGCGAGGACTACCGCTACTCGGGCTCcgacaacgacgacgacgaacCGCAGCTGGCCGGTGAGCACAGCTCCATTGTCCAGGCACCAGGCGGCGACACGTTGCGCCGCAACTTCCAGCAGATCCAGGAGGGTCGCCTGGCcgccgagcagcagcagcagcatcacaTGATGGCCCAGGCGCAGGCCCAGGCGGCTGCCGCCCATGCCGCTGCCCAGGCCCAGGCGcaactccagcagcagcaacagcaggctgcggcggcggcagcagcggcggcccATGCAGCACAACAGGCTCAGCAGGCCGCCCAGCAGCCACAGGCCAATCGGCAGCCAAAACCGCCATCG CGCCAGCAGGTTGAGGAGCCGGGTCCGCCAGCAAGGCCGCCACAGCGCCTGATCGTGGTGCCGGATCCGCCGCACGCCAATCGGCCATTGCCACCGACGCCCAAGTGCGGCGAGCCGGCGGGACAGAcgccgcagcaacagcagcgcaACTCGCAGAATAACTTCAAGCCATCG ttaCCACCAAGGAGACCTGAG GATCATTTGGATGTGTTAGCAGCACAATTAAGTGAATTGGGCGTGGTCTTCTCCCAACAGCCACAGCCGCAGACGGCCGCCGGTGGCCAGGGATcccagcagcaggcgcagccGGAGGCGCCGCCTCGCAACAATCGCCAGTCGAGCGGTCTGTCCTCCTCCGGGGGATCGGCATCCGGAGGCGGCGGTTCGTCCAAGCCGGCCGCCGCTCTGCCGCCGCAGTCGAACAATCATCTGGGCCAGCCGGTGAACCCGCTGGATCCCTTGGACAGCAGCGATTCGGACAGCGAGCCGGATGAGCCCAACGATCGGGCCAGGAACGATGGAACTCTACTGGCCAGTGATCCGCCCAAGCCACT GCCCGGCTTGGGACCCGTCTCCGAGGACGCCAACACGACAACGCCCTTGAGTCACGGCAGCGGTGGACCGCCCAACCGCCCACTGCCGCCCACGCCCGACGACGACGATCAGGCCGGCGATCGGACTTTGATCATGAAGCGC AAACTAGAGCAGAACATAAACCGCCTGCAAAAGTCCGCATCCACATCGCAAGCCAATGTGACACCGTCGCGTCGCGGCGACGAATCCAATTTGCTGAGGGACTGGGACTTTGATCGGTTCTTCCCCAAGAACGGAAACGGTCCGAGGGGCAGTGGACGTGGTAGTCCCACTACCACTGCCAGCCTGAGCCGAAGCTCCCAGCTGAGCACGCTGAAGGCGGATACAAAGCTCCAAAGGGCCAGTGTGGTGGAGGCCGTCACCAGACCAGTTCCACGGGGCTATCAGCCGCTGAAGGTCGAACCAAGTGCTAGCCAAAGTATTGCCAAAGAACAAGGATCAGCATCAGGATccggatcgggatcgggaagTGCAAGTGGTAGCGGAAGCAGTGGTAGCACCAATTCCCCAGCGCATAAGCGCCAGGATTCGGACTCCCGACTGCCAACGAATTTTGAGCGCGGTTTTCGACGCGAGAACTCGGACTTCTTCCCGCTGGCCAAGAGATACTCGGCGGTGTTCAGTGGAGCCACTGCAGCCGGATCCACAGCGGGATCGCCCTCAGCACAGGCTCTTCAGAGGTCAAGCGCAGTCTACCAAAGGAACAGCAtttacagcagcagcatcagcagtaAGAGCAAGGAGAATGCCGCGCCTGGAgcgccaggagcagctgcagcaggaaCTGCCACTGCCAGTGCCAAGCCAGGACCAGCTgcacccacaaccactgccaccgccaccaagGGAGCTGCTCCAAAGACCTCCAAGTCCCTGGCCAACTTTCACTTCCTGCGACCGCGTCGCGAAAAGACTGAATCCGTCATTGTGCTGCAGAATGCTGCCGTTCGCGCCCaaaggcagcagcaactgcaacaacagcagcagcagcagcagcaactgcagcagcaacagcagcagcag AATcgaggaggcggcggcggcggaggaggcggtggcagcagcggcgTGGGCGCCGATGGCACTGGACTGGGAACTCCTGGGACAAGGACCAGCAGCGTCCTGCCGGATCTACTCAGCCAGGCGTCGCCGGCAACGCCACCACGCCATGATAAATCATCCAGTGAGGAG AAGCAGCGCAGTTTCCTGACCTTTGGCTTCGGGGCCGGCGGCTCTGGTCCTTCGCGCCGGGAATCGCACGTCAATGTCAACGTAACGCCCACCTCCCACGAGGCGGCCAACGACACGCCCGAGATCCGTAAGTATAAGAAGCGCTTCAACTCGGAGATCCTGTGTGCAGCGCTGTGGGGCGTCAACCTGCTGATTGGAACGGAGAATGGCTTAATGCTGCTAGATCGATCCGGTCAGGGCAAG GTCTACCAGCTCATCTCGCGACGCCGTTTCCAGCAAATGGAGGTGCTAGAGGGCCAGAACATATTGGTCACCATATCCGGCAAGAAGAACCGAGTGCGCGTCTACTACTTGTCCTGGCTTAAGTCGAAGATCTTGCGCACCGACGGACTCTCCGAT CAAGTGGAGCGTCGGAACGGTTGGATCAACGTGGGTGATCTGCAAGGTGCTGTACATTTTAAGATTGTCAAATACGAGAGGATTAAGTTCCTAGTGATTGCATTAAAAGACTctattgaaatttatgcatgGGCTCCCAAACCATATCACAAATTTATGGCATTTAAG AATTTTGGTGAACTGGAACATCGCCCGCTTTTGGTCGATCTCACCATCGAGGATCAGTCGAGACTGAAGGTGATCTATGGCTCCGCCGAGGGTTTCCATGCGGTTGATTTAGATTCAGCTGAAGTATACGATATCTATCTTCCCAAGCAT ACTCAGGGTGCAATCATTCCGCATTGTATTGTGGCGCTTCCCAACTCAAATGGCATGCAACTGCTGCTGTGCTACGACAATGAGGGCGTCTATGTGAACACTGTGGGCCGCGTTTCCAAGAACATTGTACTGCAG TGGGGCGAGATGCCCACCTCGGTGGCCTACATTGGCACTGGACAAATCATGGGCTGGGGCAACAAAGCAATAGAG ATACGTTCCGTCGAGAGCGGCCATTTGGATGGTGTGTTCATGCACAAAAAGGCGCAGCGCTTGAAATTCCTTTGCGAGCGAAACGACAAAGTATTCTTCAGCAGTGCCAAAGGTGCTTCATCGTGTCAAATCTACTTTATGACGCTCAACAAGCCGGGCATGGCCAATTGGTAA